The Dethiosulfovibrio peptidovorans DSM 11002 genome has a window encoding:
- a CDS encoding ATP-binding protein — MGNFFRLSLKGKVIGLVFCFFLMSSLVTGLVIRGTVIPMFERSMAEDAMDIALSVAYIPGIIDNVGRPDGAEVIQPIADGVRKKTGTEFVVVIDTDGIRYSHKVPERIGKRVVGGDEGRALLGEAYVSRAVGTLGPSLRAFAPIYRKGELVGAVLVGILIDRVNAETWRLTTNVLMALALGLVVGIVGATVLADGVKLSMRGFEPEEIDRLLWEREAMLESIKEGILAVDETGKVTLVNGEARRLLGLPDSGVIGRQVDVVVPNSRLPQVLSSGVPEYDREQVSENARILTNRVPIVCQERTVGAVASFRDMSEVTSMAEELTGVRRYVDALRVRNHEFLNKLQTISGLVQLGEHDRAVAFISETVQSTQSVMSFIARRIKNPSVGGLILGKMGRCRELGIEFRIDEDSYLGPPGRVDSNALVAILGNLLENGMNALMDVPRERRRIYLSLFDESGRIIISVKDTGPGIPENLEEDIFERGFSTKGEGHGGYGLFNVKSLVEAYGGEINLESREGVSTEFLVNLPNGGSRS, encoded by the coding sequence ATGGGTAATTTCTTTCGTCTGTCTCTCAAAGGCAAGGTGATAGGGCTCGTCTTTTGTTTCTTTCTGATGAGCTCTCTGGTGACAGGTCTGGTCATAAGGGGAACGGTCATTCCCATGTTCGAGAGGAGCATGGCGGAGGACGCTATGGACATCGCTTTGTCCGTGGCTTACATTCCTGGGATAATCGATAACGTCGGTCGACCCGACGGGGCGGAGGTAATTCAACCCATAGCGGACGGCGTAAGAAAGAAGACCGGGACCGAGTTCGTCGTGGTGATAGACACGGACGGGATTCGATATTCCCACAAGGTCCCTGAGAGGATAGGCAAGAGAGTGGTGGGAGGAGACGAAGGAAGAGCGCTTCTTGGAGAAGCCTACGTCTCGCGGGCGGTCGGAACGCTAGGCCCCTCCCTGAGGGCTTTCGCTCCAATTTACAGGAAGGGCGAGCTGGTGGGAGCGGTACTTGTCGGCATACTTATCGACAGGGTAAACGCAGAGACCTGGAGGTTGACGACCAACGTTCTCATGGCCTTGGCTCTGGGGTTGGTGGTCGGCATAGTGGGAGCCACTGTGCTCGCCGACGGGGTCAAACTATCTATGAGAGGCTTCGAGCCGGAGGAGATAGACAGGCTCCTCTGGGAAAGAGAGGCCATGCTGGAATCGATAAAAGAGGGGATCTTGGCCGTGGACGAGACCGGCAAGGTAACCCTCGTAAACGGCGAGGCCCGGCGGCTCTTGGGACTCCCCGACTCGGGCGTGATAGGTCGTCAGGTGGACGTAGTCGTCCCGAACAGCCGTCTTCCTCAGGTGTTGAGTTCCGGCGTTCCCGAATACGACAGGGAGCAGGTGTCGGAGAACGCCAGGATACTCACCAACAGGGTGCCCATAGTATGTCAGGAAAGAACGGTTGGAGCCGTGGCCAGTTTCAGGGATATGTCCGAGGTCACTTCGATGGCGGAGGAGCTGACCGGTGTCAGACGTTACGTCGATGCCTTGAGGGTGAGAAACCACGAGTTTCTGAATAAGCTTCAGACCATAAGCGGGCTGGTTCAGCTCGGGGAACACGACCGAGCCGTCGCCTTCATATCAGAGACCGTCCAGTCTACCCAATCGGTGATGTCCTTCATCGCGAGAAGGATAAAAAACCCGTCGGTAGGTGGCCTGATACTGGGGAAGATGGGCCGTTGTCGGGAGTTGGGGATCGAGTTTCGAATAGACGAAGACAGCTATCTGGGACCTCCCGGAAGGGTCGATTCCAACGCTCTCGTGGCGATATTGGGGAACCTGCTGGAGAACGGTATGAACGCCCTTATGGACGTACCGAGGGAGAGACGGAGAATCTACCTGTCTTTGTTCGACGAGTCGGGGCGGATAATAATATCGGTAAAGGACACCGGGCCCGGCATCCCGGAAAACCTGGAAGAGGATATATTCGAGAGGGGCTTCTCCACCAAGGGCGAGGGGCACGGCGGATACGGACTTTTCAACGTCAAGTCCCTGGTGGAAGCCTACGGAGGGGAGATCAACCTGGAGTCCAGGGAAGGGGTCTCCACCGAGTTCCTGGTGAACCTGCCGAACGGAGGGAGTAGATCGTGA
- a CDS encoding response regulator → MSDIRVLIVEDDPMVMDIHKRFVLSIPGFELVGLGANGMDGLKVLEQRSVDLVILDIYMPELDGLETLHEIRRRRRNVDVIVVSAAHETDTVRDVMRFGAFDYIVKPFTYERFKEAMEGYLLYWAQKGDLDQGAIDRIMRRGAREKRDRCLPKGLGSVQLDRVRSILMEEEGALSADEVAVRAGVSRVTARRYLEYLVSINRAAVEPLHRDVGRPVNLYRLLDAKGGNCS, encoded by the coding sequence GTGAGCGATATAAGGGTTCTCATAGTCGAGGACGACCCGATGGTAATGGATATTCACAAACGTTTCGTCCTATCCATACCAGGTTTCGAGCTCGTAGGACTCGGGGCGAACGGGATGGACGGCCTGAAGGTTCTGGAACAAAGAAGCGTAGACCTGGTCATCCTGGATATCTACATGCCCGAGCTGGACGGTCTGGAGACACTGCACGAAATCCGTCGAAGACGTCGAAACGTCGACGTCATAGTGGTCTCCGCCGCTCACGAGACCGATACCGTCAGGGATGTGATGCGTTTCGGAGCCTTCGACTATATAGTGAAACCCTTTACCTACGAGAGGTTCAAAGAGGCTATGGAGGGTTACCTTTTATATTGGGCACAAAAGGGAGACCTGGACCAGGGAGCTATAGACAGGATAATGCGAAGAGGAGCTCGAGAGAAGAGAGACAGATGTCTTCCCAAGGGATTGGGGTCGGTTCAGCTGGATCGGGTAAGGTCGATACTCATGGAAGAGGAAGGGGCCCTCTCAGCCGACGAGGTCGCAGTTAGGGCCGGCGTTTCCAGGGTAACAGCGAGGAGATACCTCGAGTATCTCGTGTCCATAAACAGGGCTGCGGTGGAGCCTCTTCATAGGGACGTAGGTCGTCCGGTCAACCTTTACAGGCTTTTGGACGCTAAAGGAGGGAATTGTTCTTGA
- a CDS encoding ABC transporter ATP-binding protein gives MINPEIKVKGLSKSFGSVEAVKGVSFEVEKGDIFGFLGPNGAGKTTTINMLTGLARPDGGSIELGGLDCTSDRKPVQHLIGVVPDESSLYPELTGIENLCFCGALYGMRKKERIARAKELLDTVGLADAAKRRFGGYSKGMGRRLTIAAGVIHKPSVLFLDEPTTGIDVVSARTIRSMIRSLNENGTTVFLTTHYLEEAERLCDRVAFIRSGRIVLTDTMEGLLKKDRRGEAILLRFDGEGDALAESILRSAFPAVSFEPSGRGAVTARSETYLSVGAMVRTLEDGGFEVLEARRIASTLEDVFLQVAEMEEER, from the coding sequence TTGATAAATCCGGAAATAAAGGTAAAAGGGCTTTCGAAGTCCTTCGGATCGGTGGAAGCTGTGAAGGGGGTTTCCTTCGAGGTGGAGAAGGGGGATATCTTCGGCTTTCTGGGTCCGAACGGAGCGGGAAAGACCACGACCATAAACATGCTTACCGGCCTGGCCCGTCCGGATGGAGGCAGCATAGAGCTAGGCGGTTTGGACTGTACGTCGGACAGAAAACCGGTCCAGCACCTAATAGGGGTGGTCCCGGACGAAAGCTCCCTTTATCCGGAACTCACCGGCATTGAGAACCTCTGTTTTTGCGGAGCCCTCTACGGAATGAGAAAAAAAGAGAGGATCGCCAGGGCTAAAGAGCTTCTCGATACAGTCGGCCTTGCAGATGCGGCGAAAAGACGTTTCGGAGGGTACTCGAAGGGAATGGGACGCAGGTTGACCATAGCCGCTGGGGTGATCCACAAACCTTCGGTGCTCTTTCTGGACGAGCCGACCACCGGCATAGACGTCGTCAGCGCCAGGACCATTCGTTCGATGATAAGGAGTTTGAACGAGAACGGAACCACCGTGTTTCTGACGACCCACTATCTGGAGGAGGCAGAGAGACTCTGCGATAGAGTAGCTTTCATTCGTTCCGGTAGAATCGTCCTCACCGACACCATGGAGGGATTGCTCAAAAAAGATCGAAGGGGAGAGGCCATACTTTTACGATTCGACGGGGAAGGGGACGCCTTGGCCGAATCCATCCTCCGATCGGCGTTCCCTGCCGTTTCCTTCGAGCCGTCCGGACGGGGTGCTGTTACAGCCAGATCCGAGACTTACTTGTCGGTGGGAGCTATGGTCAGAACTCTGGAGGACGGAGGCTTCGAGGTTTTGGAGGCCCGGAGGATCGCGTCTACCCTGGAGGATGTCTTCTTGCAGGTAGCGGAGATGGAGGAAGAACGATGA
- a CDS encoding ABC transporter permease, producing MMRAGIRPSWWIAYWNILVKDVRAYYLKPPNISWGILFPLAWTAMFLIRSGGSMEDVRALLPGIMSLSVLFGTTSMLAVTVTFERKGRSFDRLLLAPLPLEMLMAAKTSGAIVFGVLNCMIPFWMASFFYDLSGTSVPSILAAGAVLSVVCTFMGLFIAVSVKEVFEAQTLSNFFRFPMLFLCGLFFPVSSLPIFLRPLSYMLPLTYGVDLMRWILEDQGLIPVPVDWLALVGFASLLFMVSLRFIRKRWIQ from the coding sequence ATGATGAGAGCCGGTATAAGACCCTCATGGTGGATAGCCTACTGGAATATTCTCGTCAAAGACGTCAGGGCCTATTACCTCAAGCCCCCGAACATCAGCTGGGGGATCCTCTTTCCCCTTGCCTGGACCGCCATGTTCCTGATCCGGTCGGGAGGTTCAATGGAGGACGTGAGGGCCCTCCTTCCGGGAATAATGTCCCTGTCCGTCCTGTTCGGTACGACATCCATGTTGGCGGTAACCGTGACCTTCGAGAGGAAGGGACGGTCCTTCGATCGACTTCTTCTGGCCCCTCTGCCTCTGGAGATGCTGATGGCGGCCAAGACCTCCGGAGCCATAGTATTCGGAGTGTTGAACTGCATGATACCCTTCTGGATGGCATCGTTTTTCTACGATCTCTCCGGGACGTCTGTACCCTCCATCCTGGCGGCCGGTGCGGTGCTTTCCGTCGTCTGTACCTTCATGGGGCTTTTCATTGCCGTGTCAGTTAAGGAGGTATTCGAGGCCCAGACCCTCTCCAACTTCTTCCGCTTTCCCATGCTGTTTCTCTGCGGGCTTTTCTTTCCCGTCTCCAGTCTGCCCATATTTCTCCGTCCCCTCTCCTACATGTTGCCCCTTACCTACGGGGTCGACCTGATGAGGTGGATACTGGAGGATCAAGGGCTCATACCTGTTCCGGTGGATTGGCTGGCACTGGTCGGCTTCGCCTCCTTGCTCTTTATGGTGAGCCTCAGGTTCATCAGAAAAAGGTGGATCCAGTGA
- a CDS encoding NAD(P)-dependent oxidoreductase, whose protein sequence is MEMHILEEARRCIRCGACVKGCPVNTAIPDMIRMLVDGQIVSAGRTLFQNNPLSVVCSIVCPQERQCEGHCVLGRKGAPIRISDIEHYISSFYMNVMDLEPLPKKGKSVAIVGSGPAGITIAFLLALRGYSITIYEGKDQIGGVMRYGIPEFRLPKDLIDGLEANLRKLGVIIRPNTTIGATLSLDDLFRDGFSAVFVGTGVWRPKGLGIPGESLGNCHFAIDYLKNPDVYRLGRTLCVIGAGNTAMDVARTAVRKGVSHVTVMYRKGWKEMPARKIEVEYAQIDGVDFMLESTPVAITSKGVRFVRDGEEDFFPCESVIVAVSQGPRSLIGSSRDGIETREDFLVADDSGHTSREGVFASGDVVTGAKTVVEAVRFSKKVVEAMDSYLRGTD, encoded by the coding sequence ATGGAGATGCACATACTTGAGGAAGCGCGCCGCTGTATAAGGTGTGGGGCCTGCGTCAAGGGCTGCCCGGTGAACACCGCCATACCGGACATGATAAGGATGTTGGTGGACGGCCAGATAGTATCCGCCGGAAGGACCCTGTTCCAGAACAACCCCCTCTCGGTGGTGTGTTCCATAGTGTGTCCTCAGGAGCGTCAGTGCGAGGGGCACTGTGTTCTCGGTCGCAAAGGGGCCCCCATAAGGATAAGCGACATAGAACACTACATATCGTCGTTCTACATGAACGTCATGGACCTGGAGCCCCTGCCTAAGAAGGGCAAGTCCGTCGCCATAGTCGGTTCCGGTCCCGCCGGGATAACCATAGCCTTTCTTCTGGCTTTGAGGGGGTATTCCATAACCATCTACGAGGGAAAGGACCAGATCGGGGGAGTGATGCGTTACGGAATTCCCGAGTTCCGCCTTCCCAAGGACCTGATCGACGGTCTGGAGGCCAACCTAAGGAAGCTCGGAGTCATTATAAGGCCCAATACCACCATCGGTGCGACCCTGAGTCTGGACGATCTGTTTAGGGACGGTTTCTCCGCCGTGTTCGTAGGGACCGGCGTGTGGAGGCCCAAGGGACTGGGAATACCGGGGGAATCCTTGGGTAACTGTCATTTCGCCATAGATTATCTGAAGAACCCGGATGTCTATCGTTTGGGTCGAACCCTGTGCGTGATAGGGGCCGGCAACACCGCCATGGATGTCGCAAGGACCGCCGTCCGCAAGGGAGTCTCTCATGTCACTGTGATGTACCGAAAAGGCTGGAAGGAGATGCCAGCCCGCAAGATCGAGGTGGAATACGCTCAGATCGACGGGGTCGATTTTATGCTGGAGAGCACGCCCGTCGCGATAACATCCAAGGGAGTTCGTTTCGTTAGAGACGGCGAGGAGGACTTTTTCCCCTGCGAATCGGTGATAGTGGCGGTCAGCCAGGGACCTCGGTCTCTTATAGGATCCAGCAGAGACGGCATAGAGACCAGAGAGGATTTTCTCGTCGCCGACGATTCCGGTCATACCTCCCGGGAGGGGGTCTTTGCTTCCGGCGACGTAGTGACCGGAGCGAAGACCGTCGTGGAGGCGGTGCGTTTCTCCAAGAAGGTTGTCGAGGCCATGGACTCCTATCTGAGGGGTACCGACTGA
- a CDS encoding FAD-dependent oxidoreductase has protein sequence MRVFLYSILCSVLFTTVLCPTADSEVRSGQYDVIVVGAGSGGTAAAVQAARCGASVALVDETGWIGGQITAAAVSTMDDVGHNRSGLYLEFIRRIRESYGATGTDVNICYWGNDTIATEPKVAEEILLDILRGSAPGKVDLFLHRTPEAVLTEENRVTGIILKDGDSGTIMLKGKVTIEATECGDLLPMTPARYRAGNSLSTNLDMDAEIQDITWVAVIKSEDSIPEELRVKRPDGYDRDVGRFRKVVTTDGATWPGQAPFDFASYKAYRALPDRDNPHRIEGGESETWPYITRTCVNWANDVPANGPDHVGLTVRYLEDKDYRRLVNGEAIGRTLRFIHYVQTELGLSNWTVDRSQGYGKRGDRIRDRALYLDESNDAVLNHFPPIPYVRESRRIVGIETMTAKTVARDRRLGRAVENRTNSIALGEYPLDIHGSRVPGSLESDLGESMADYPGEWRSDEGVFQVPYGALIPETMDGLLAAEKNISVSRLVNGATRLQPITILTGQAAGAIAALSALSDRDPRDLPVISVQDVLLRGKSALSLYSFFDVQPDHPHWRGVQGATLYGYFDPMTPVIFGTSLPVEERQMSYMISRAFYVRDLEGGDFFVSRSDFVKRLKKTAPRWEPSSMEWDGPPEELISRGEAVTAVWDAMVQSVPLR, from the coding sequence GTGAGAGTCTTTCTTTATTCTATTCTTTGCTCCGTCCTTTTTACCACGGTATTATGCCCTACTGCCGACTCCGAGGTTAGATCCGGCCAGTACGACGTCATAGTTGTCGGTGCGGGATCGGGAGGCACCGCCGCGGCGGTCCAGGCCGCCAGGTGCGGGGCTTCGGTCGCCCTGGTAGACGAGACCGGCTGGATCGGCGGACAGATCACCGCCGCGGCGGTCTCCACCATGGACGACGTGGGGCACAACAGATCGGGATTATACCTGGAGTTTATAAGAAGGATCAGAGAAAGCTACGGAGCGACTGGAACCGACGTCAACATATGCTACTGGGGAAACGACACGATAGCGACGGAACCCAAGGTAGCCGAGGAGATACTCCTCGATATACTGAGAGGATCGGCTCCAGGCAAGGTCGATCTCTTCCTCCACAGGACGCCGGAGGCGGTCCTGACGGAGGAAAATCGAGTCACAGGGATTATCCTGAAAGACGGCGATTCGGGAACGATAATGCTCAAGGGCAAGGTCACGATAGAGGCAACGGAATGCGGCGATCTGCTTCCCATGACCCCGGCTAGATACAGGGCGGGAAACTCCCTGTCCACCAACCTGGATATGGACGCGGAAATACAGGACATAACCTGGGTCGCAGTTATAAAGAGCGAGGACTCGATTCCGGAAGAACTGAGGGTAAAGAGACCGGACGGATACGACAGAGACGTGGGAAGGTTCAGGAAGGTGGTGACTACCGACGGGGCCACCTGGCCGGGACAGGCCCCCTTCGACTTCGCCAGCTACAAAGCCTACAGAGCCCTTCCGGACAGGGACAATCCCCACAGAATAGAGGGAGGGGAATCGGAGACCTGGCCCTACATAACCAGAACCTGCGTCAACTGGGCCAACGATGTTCCCGCCAACGGCCCCGATCACGTGGGACTGACCGTCCGCTATCTGGAGGACAAAGACTACAGACGGCTGGTAAACGGAGAGGCCATCGGCAGGACGTTGAGGTTCATACACTACGTCCAGACCGAACTGGGCCTGTCCAACTGGACGGTGGACCGGTCTCAAGGATACGGAAAAAGAGGAGACCGTATAAGGGACAGGGCCCTATATCTGGACGAGAGCAATGACGCCGTTCTGAACCACTTTCCACCCATTCCCTACGTCAGGGAGAGTCGAAGGATCGTCGGAATCGAGACAATGACGGCCAAGACCGTCGCCAGAGATAGACGGCTGGGCCGGGCGGTGGAGAACAGGACGAACTCGATCGCCCTAGGTGAATATCCTCTGGACATCCATGGATCCAGGGTCCCGGGAAGTCTGGAATCGGATCTAGGAGAGTCTATGGCCGACTATCCAGGCGAGTGGAGATCCGACGAGGGAGTCTTCCAGGTGCCCTACGGAGCCCTTATTCCGGAGACGATGGACGGCCTCTTAGCCGCGGAGAAGAACATATCTGTGTCCAGACTGGTCAACGGGGCGACGAGGTTGCAACCCATAACGATATTGACGGGGCAGGCGGCGGGAGCCATAGCCGCCCTCAGCGCCCTCTCCGACCGAGATCCAAGGGACCTGCCGGTCATATCGGTCCAAGACGTCCTTTTGAGGGGCAAGAGCGCCCTGTCGCTGTATTCCTTTTTCGACGTCCAGCCGGACCATCCCCATTGGAGGGGTGTCCAGGGAGCGACCCTATACGGATACTTCGATCCAATGACGCCGGTGATCTTCGGGACGTCCCTGCCTGTGGAGGAAAGACAAATGTCCTACATGATATCCAGGGCCTTCTACGTAAGGGACCTTGAGGGAGGCGATTTTTTCGTTTCCAGATCGGATTTCGTGAAAAGACTGAAAAAGACGGCCCCCCGATGGGAACCGTCCTCTATGGAATGGGATGGACCGCCGGAAGAGCTGATATCCCGAGGAGAGGCCGTCACAGCCGTCTGGGACGCCATGGTTCAGTCGGTACCCCTCAGATAG
- a CDS encoding NAD(P)-dependent malic enzyme, producing the protein MEALKAHAEAKGKLSVESRIPVKDMHDLAVVYTPGVAEPCRKIKENPEDVYTYTTKGNMVAVVTDGSAVLGLGDIGPAAGLPVMEGKAVLFKRFAGVDAFPICVGSKDVDVIVETTAMIASGFGGVNLEDIAAPRCFEIERKLKERLDIPVFHDDQHGTAVIVLAGLLNSLKLVGKSIEDVKIVMNGAGAAGIAICKLLQSVGAGNVILCDRAGAIYEGRETNMNWIKKEMAEETNRGKESGTLADVIAGADVFLGISGPGLVTADMVRSMASNAVIFAMANPTPEIYPDEAMKAGAAVVATGRSDFPNQINNCLGFPGIFRGALDVRASDIDESMKLAAAYALAGLVSDDELSSERIIPEALDERVVPTVAKAVAEAARKAGIARA; encoded by the coding sequence ATGGAGGCGTTGAAGGCCCACGCCGAGGCCAAGGGTAAACTCAGCGTGGAGAGTCGAATTCCTGTGAAGGATATGCACGATCTGGCGGTGGTATACACGCCCGGTGTCGCCGAGCCTTGTCGCAAGATCAAGGAAAATCCCGAGGACGTGTATACCTACACGACCAAGGGGAACATGGTGGCAGTCGTCACGGACGGAAGCGCCGTCCTGGGGTTGGGCGACATAGGTCCAGCCGCCGGACTTCCCGTGATGGAGGGCAAGGCGGTTCTCTTCAAGCGTTTCGCCGGGGTCGATGCCTTCCCGATCTGCGTCGGCAGCAAGGACGTGGACGTGATAGTTGAGACAACAGCTATGATAGCCAGCGGATTCGGCGGCGTCAACCTGGAGGACATAGCCGCCCCCCGATGCTTCGAGATCGAGAGAAAACTCAAGGAAAGGCTGGATATACCGGTTTTTCACGATGACCAGCACGGAACGGCGGTAATAGTCCTGGCCGGTTTGCTCAACTCCCTCAAATTAGTCGGTAAGTCTATAGAGGACGTCAAGATAGTGATGAACGGTGCCGGTGCCGCCGGTATAGCCATATGCAAGCTCCTTCAGAGCGTAGGGGCCGGTAACGTCATATTGTGCGACAGAGCCGGAGCCATCTACGAGGGAAGAGAGACCAACATGAACTGGATCAAGAAGGAGATGGCCGAGGAGACCAACAGGGGCAAGGAATCGGGGACCCTGGCGGACGTCATAGCGGGAGCGGACGTTTTCCTTGGAATATCCGGTCCCGGACTGGTCACGGCCGACATGGTCCGTTCGATGGCTTCCAATGCCGTAATATTCGCCATGGCCAACCCGACCCCGGAGATATACCCCGACGAGGCTATGAAAGCCGGAGCGGCAGTCGTCGCCACAGGGCGCAGCGATTTCCCCAACCAGATCAACAACTGTCTCGGTTTTCCCGGCATATTCAGAGGGGCTTTGGACGTGAGGGCCAGCGATATTGACGAGTCGATGAAGTTGGCCGCGGCCTATGCACTGGCCGGACTGGTTTCGGACGATGAGCTTTCCTCCGAGAGGATAATTCCCGAGGCCTTGGACGAGAGGGTCGTCCCGACGGTCGCCAAAGCGGTGGCGGAGGCGGCTAGAAAGGCCGGGATAGCCAGAGCGTAA
- a CDS encoding 2-hydroxycarboxylate transporter family protein, whose translation MTVQTDRKSFTIWGLSPVLFAVCMGLVILAIYIGKLPKGMIGALAAMMTMGAIMDKIGDKTPVINEYLGGAPLVCIFGTAALVYFGVMPDSTVKIITDFMKGGGFLNFYIAALICGSILGISSDLLIKAGARYAAPLLAAVLVSCGLAALVAGMIGYGWQQGIMHIAMPIMGGGMGAGAVPMSQIFSTITKMDTKDILSILIPALALGNVMSIVAAGLLDKLGKARPALTGNGHLMKDFKVEKEEEIPPNIEMMGVGVMVSCVFFILGLLLNKVVPMIHSYALMIIAVAMCKIFNLVPESVQKSCNMWYKFVAKNFTAALLVGIGVAYTDLGAVINAVSIQYIVLVAVVVFGAVVGAGFAGMAVGFNFVESAITAGLCMANMGGTGDVAVLSAAKRMELMPFAQISSRLGGALILILVSLLLPVLG comes from the coding sequence ATGACCGTGCAGACGGATAGAAAAAGTTTCACCATCTGGGGGCTTTCCCCCGTTCTTTTCGCGGTATGTATGGGGCTCGTGATCCTGGCGATATATATAGGAAAACTGCCCAAGGGAATGATAGGAGCCCTGGCTGCCATGATGACCATGGGCGCTATCATGGACAAGATCGGGGACAAAACCCCCGTGATCAACGAATATCTCGGAGGGGCTCCTCTGGTCTGTATATTCGGAACGGCAGCCCTGGTATATTTCGGAGTCATGCCCGATTCCACCGTCAAGATAATCACCGACTTCATGAAGGGCGGAGGTTTTCTCAACTTCTACATAGCGGCACTGATATGCGGAAGCATACTCGGTATAAGCTCGGATCTGCTCATAAAGGCAGGAGCTAGATACGCCGCTCCTTTGTTGGCGGCGGTGCTGGTTTCCTGCGGTCTGGCCGCTCTGGTGGCAGGCATGATAGGCTACGGATGGCAGCAGGGTATAATGCACATAGCCATGCCCATAATGGGAGGCGGCATGGGAGCGGGTGCGGTGCCGATGTCTCAGATATTCAGCACCATAACCAAGATGGATACCAAGGATATACTGTCCATACTTATTCCGGCCCTGGCCCTGGGTAACGTTATGTCCATCGTGGCGGCCGGATTGTTGGACAAACTGGGCAAGGCCCGTCCTGCCCTGACCGGCAACGGACATCTTATGAAGGACTTCAAGGTGGAGAAAGAAGAGGAGATACCCCCGAACATAGAGATGATGGGGGTAGGAGTAATGGTTTCCTGCGTTTTCTTCATCCTGGGGCTTCTTTTGAACAAAGTGGTGCCTATGATCCACTCCTATGCCCTTATGATAATAGCGGTAGCCATGTGCAAGATATTCAACCTCGTTCCCGAGTCGGTCCAGAAGAGCTGTAATATGTGGTATAAGTTCGTGGCAAAGAACTTTACAGCCGCGCTTCTCGTGGGTATAGGGGTTGCCTATACCGACCTCGGAGCGGTCATAAACGCCGTGTCTATTCAGTACATAGTTTTGGTGGCCGTCGTAGTATTCGGAGCTGTCGTCGGGGCGGGGTTCGCCGGGATGGCAGTGGGCTTCAACTTCGTCGAGTCGGCCATAACCGCCGGTCTCTGTATGGCCAACATGGGCGGAACCGGGGACGTCGCGGTCCTGTCCGCGGCCAAGAGGATGGAGCTGATGCCATTCGCTCAGATATCCTCCCGTCTCGGAGGTGCTCTGATTTTGATATTGGTAAGCCTGTTGCTTCCCGTGTTGGGATAG